A genomic segment from Chitinophaga niabensis encodes:
- a CDS encoding carbon-nitrogen hydrolase family protein, whose product MAEETIEVRLLTAEDYKDLKESMVSAYADMQGSYWREGTIQRLIELFPEGQIAVTVNGKVVGCALSIIVDYEKFGDDHTYEQITGYYTFSTHNPKGDTLYGIEVFVNPDYRGKRLARRLYDTRKVLCERLNLEGIVAGGRIPNYEKYADQLTPRDYIEKVRDKEIYDPTLTFQFSNDFIVKKILRNYLPMDEASKGFATLLQWYNIYYEKDQDTIRYNKSTVRIGLVQWQMRAYKGIEGMLEQMEFFVDAVSDYEADFAVFPEFFNAPLMLEFNQLGPAAAIRGLAKYTERLRGEFSKLAVAYNVNIITGTMPIVIEEQLYNISYLCRRDGTWDHYIKIHPTPSEVNAWGMKGGSDIHVFDTDCGKVGILICYDVEFPELGRILAKQGMQILFVPFLTDTQNGYNRVRFCAQARAVENECYVAIAGCVGNLPRVSNMDLQYAQSAVLTPSDFAFPVTGVKADATPNTEMIVVADVDLVLLKELHAFGSVQTLKDMRHDLYEVVLKKK is encoded by the coding sequence ATGGCAGAAGAAACGATTGAAGTCCGTCTGTTGACGGCAGAGGATTATAAGGACCTGAAAGAGTCCATGGTATCGGCTTATGCGGACATGCAGGGCAGTTACTGGCGCGAAGGGACTATTCAGCGGCTGATAGAGCTGTTCCCTGAAGGGCAGATAGCCGTTACCGTGAATGGCAAGGTGGTGGGTTGTGCGCTGTCCATCATCGTAGATTATGAAAAGTTCGGGGACGATCATACCTATGAGCAGATCACCGGTTACTACACTTTCAGCACGCATAATCCCAAAGGAGATACCCTGTATGGCATAGAAGTATTTGTAAACCCTGATTACCGTGGCAAACGCCTTGCACGGCGGTTATACGATACACGTAAGGTATTGTGTGAACGCCTCAACCTGGAAGGTATTGTAGCCGGCGGCCGCATTCCCAATTATGAAAAGTATGCGGACCAGCTAACACCCAGGGATTATATTGAGAAGGTGCGTGATAAAGAGATCTATGATCCCACGCTTACTTTCCAGTTCTCCAACGATTTTATCGTTAAGAAGATACTGCGTAACTACCTGCCGATGGATGAGGCTTCCAAAGGTTTTGCCACACTGCTGCAATGGTATAATATCTATTACGAGAAAGACCAGGATACCATCCGTTATAATAAATCCACGGTGCGCATTGGCCTGGTGCAATGGCAGATGCGTGCATACAAGGGGATCGAGGGGATGCTGGAACAGATGGAGTTCTTTGTAGACGCCGTGAGTGATTATGAAGCAGATTTTGCGGTATTCCCCGAGTTCTTCAATGCCCCCCTGATGCTTGAATTCAACCAACTGGGGCCTGCTGCGGCCATCAGGGGGCTGGCCAAGTACACAGAACGGTTAAGAGGAGAATTTTCAAAACTGGCAGTAGCTTATAATGTAAATATCATTACAGGTACCATGCCCATTGTGATAGAAGAGCAACTGTATAATATTTCCTATCTCTGCCGCAGGGATGGTACATGGGACCATTACATCAAGATCCATCCAACCCCCAGCGAGGTAAATGCCTGGGGTATGAAAGGCGGGAGCGACATTCATGTATTTGACACGGATTGCGGAAAGGTAGGTATCCTGATCTGTTACGATGTGGAATTTCCTGAACTCGGCCGCATCCTGGCCAAACAGGGCATGCAGATACTGTTCGTACCCTTCCTCACGGATACGCAGAATGGGTACAACCGTGTACGCTTCTGCGCACAGGCCAGGGCGGTGGAGAATGAATGTTATGTAGCCATTGCCGGCTGCGTGGGTAACCTGCCCAGGGTATCGAATATGGACCTTCAGTATGCGCAATCTGCAGTACTCACACCTTCTGACTTTGCCTTCCCGGTAACAGGTGTAAAGGCTGATGCTACGCCTAATACAGAAATGATTGTTGTAGCAGATGTAGACCTTGTATTATTAAAAGAGCTGCATGCCTTTGGCAGTGTGCAAACGCTGAAGGATATGCGGCACGACCTGTATGAAGTAGTATTAAAGAAAAAATAG
- a CDS encoding nucleoside recognition domain-containing protein produces MALNYVWIGFFVIAFIVALCKLIFLGDTEIFGLMTKTLFESGKTGAEISIGLVGVMTFWLGIMKIGEKAGMIEKFARFVNPLFSKLFPHIPPKDPAMGSVVMNFSANMLGLDNAATPIGLKAMKQLQDINPEKDTASDAQIMFLVLNTAGLTMIPTSVMAVRLSMGAANPADIFVPTLIGTFISFLSGMIAVAMYQRINLFRLPVLFFVGTFIGTMYGFYRLVHNLPAEQIATYTASIGGILIFAVIVSFLMQGFIRGINVYDAFIEGAKEGFTTAVMIIPYLVAILVGIGVFRVTGCLDFITDGIALLVAWMGLNTDFVPALPVGIMKTFSGGAARGLMADLMKTHGPDSFVGRLGCIMQGSTETTFYILALYFGSVNIKKTRYALACGLIADVVGVVAAIIIGYIFFH; encoded by the coding sequence ATGGCTTTAAACTATGTATGGATCGGCTTCTTTGTGATTGCTTTTATCGTGGCATTATGCAAACTGATCTTTTTAGGGGATACGGAGATCTTCGGGCTGATGACAAAAACATTGTTCGAAAGCGGTAAAACGGGTGCAGAGATCTCTATCGGCCTGGTAGGTGTAATGACCTTCTGGCTCGGCATCATGAAGATCGGGGAAAAGGCAGGTATGATCGAAAAGTTTGCCCGTTTTGTAAACCCGCTCTTCTCCAAGCTGTTCCCTCATATTCCTCCCAAAGATCCCGCTATGGGTTCTGTGGTAATGAACTTCTCCGCCAATATGCTGGGGCTGGACAATGCCGCCACTCCTATCGGGCTTAAAGCCATGAAACAACTGCAGGACATCAACCCGGAGAAAGATACCGCCAGCGATGCGCAGATCATGTTCCTGGTACTGAACACCGCCGGGCTTACCATGATCCCTACTTCCGTAATGGCCGTGCGCTTATCCATGGGCGCCGCCAACCCCGCAGATATTTTCGTTCCCACCCTGATCGGTACTTTCATTTCCTTCTTATCCGGGATGATTGCAGTGGCCATGTATCAGCGTATTAACCTTTTTCGCCTGCCGGTATTGTTTTTTGTTGGAACCTTCATAGGAACGATGTATGGGTTCTATCGCCTGGTGCATAATTTGCCTGCTGAACAGATCGCTACTTATACCGCGTCCATCGGTGGTATATTGATTTTTGCAGTTATCGTGTCCTTCCTGATGCAGGGGTTCATCAGAGGGATCAATGTGTACGATGCCTTTATTGAAGGGGCTAAAGAAGGTTTCACCACTGCGGTGATGATCATCCCCTATCTCGTGGCCATCCTGGTAGGCATCGGTGTTTTCAGGGTTACGGGCTGCCTGGATTTTATTACAGATGGCATTGCACTCCTGGTAGCATGGATGGGCCTGAATACAGATTTCGTACCCGCGTTGCCGGTAGGTATCATGAAAACCTTCAGCGGAGGCGCAGCACGCGGACTGATGGCTGACCTCATGAAAACACACGGGCCGGATTCTTTTGTAGGCAGATTAGGATGCATCATGCAGGGTTCCACCGAAACTACTTTTTATATTCTCGCATTGTACTTCGGTTCCGTGAACATCAAAAAAACAAGATATGCCCTCGCCTGCGGATTGATTGCAGATGTGGTAGGTGTGGTTGCCGCTATTATTATCGGGTATATCTTTTTTCATTAA
- a CDS encoding TonB-dependent receptor, with the protein MNCYLPRQAWFIVMFIFLCQTAFSQNSRTISGSVVDATTGKGLQGVSVSVKGATSGAITDAGGAFRFTTGHSLPLTLQFSFVGYKPEEATVTDASVNVNVQLSSTEILGKEVVVSASRVAESILQSPVSIEKLDIRAIKATPAPSFYDALANMKGVEMSTQSLTFKSVNTRGFNSNGNTRMLQLIDGMDNQAPGLNFSVGNIVGITELDMDNVEVLPGAASALYGPNALNGIVLLNSKSPFQYQGLSANIKTGLLNESGRTNSSTGYYDVSVRYAKAFNDKFAFKINLGYVKADDWQAYDKRDQSLLNGSKLTNTGHAANPGYNGVNTYGDETNVNMKGSLRSTAMTTGNPLGNGIAGLSAATGGAITRDMIYNAIMPDSNNAYVSRTGYDERNLADYDTKNLKVNVALHYKFNSNLELLGQGSYGTGTTVYTGADRYSIKNFRMGQYKIELRADNFYVRGYTTQERSGDSYAIGTLGAGINEAWKPSTTWFQQYFGTYAGGSLTAFSTAFQQALGAGQSPAAAFAAATAAAQGGSANFHNAARTTADQGRLLPGTPAFDAAAQKVKDKPIPGDASGVGAKFNDKTNLYQGEFMYNFKNQISFMELMVGGNIRQYDLNSDGTIFAKDDNGKEFNILEYGGYLQVGKRLLNDQLKLTGALRYDKNENFEGQFSPRLSAVFTFLETHNIRASYQTGFRIPHCQDQYIDLLTPQARLIGGLPFLRERYGLNTGPVYTLESVQAGAPKQYTFREFKPEKIVAFELGYKALIANKLVIDAYVYTNTFKNFNGTQILVQPTSLTTRNIYSIPVNYEKDIKSWGWALGLDYNLPQQFVVGGNVSYNELSNEKDLGSFKAMYNTPKVRYNIYLGNRNIARSFFSFNVTWRWQDSFIWSSSFVGPAVNAMGLSEIPSYGTLDAQISKLFPKPKVTVKIGAANLTQNVYIQSWGNPSVGAQYYASIGYNL; encoded by the coding sequence ATGAATTGCTATCTACCCAGGCAAGCATGGTTCATTGTTATGTTTATTTTTTTGTGCCAGACAGCCTTCTCCCAAAACTCCCGTACTATTTCCGGATCTGTAGTTGACGCCACCACCGGCAAAGGGTTGCAGGGCGTTTCTGTGTCTGTGAAAGGTGCCACTTCCGGAGCTATTACAGACGCCGGCGGTGCTTTCAGGTTCACCACAGGGCACTCCTTACCGCTTACCCTGCAGTTCTCGTTCGTAGGGTACAAACCGGAAGAAGCCACTGTTACAGATGCTTCCGTGAATGTGAACGTTCAGCTCTCTTCCACGGAGATCCTGGGGAAAGAGGTGGTAGTATCAGCCAGCAGGGTGGCGGAAAGTATCCTGCAATCGCCTGTATCTATTGAAAAGCTGGACATCCGGGCTATCAAAGCCACCCCCGCCCCTTCTTTCTACGATGCGCTGGCAAACATGAAAGGCGTGGAAATGAGCACGCAGAGCCTCACCTTCAAATCCGTGAACACCCGCGGTTTCAACAGCAATGGTAACACCCGCATGTTACAACTGATCGATGGTATGGATAACCAGGCACCCGGTCTCAACTTCTCCGTAGGTAATATTGTAGGGATCACCGAACTGGATATGGATAATGTGGAAGTATTGCCAGGTGCGGCTTCTGCATTATATGGCCCTAATGCCCTCAATGGTATCGTACTGCTGAACAGCAAAAGCCCCTTCCAGTACCAGGGCCTCAGCGCTAATATCAAAACCGGCCTGCTGAATGAATCCGGCAGAACCAACAGCAGCACAGGGTATTATGATGTGTCCGTTCGTTATGCCAAAGCCTTCAACGACAAATTTGCCTTTAAGATCAACCTTGGTTATGTAAAGGCAGACGACTGGCAGGCATATGATAAAAGGGACCAGAGCCTGCTCAATGGCAGCAAGCTCACCAACACCGGTCATGCTGCCAACCCCGGTTACAATGGCGTGAACACTTATGGGGATGAAACAAATGTGAACATGAAAGGCTCCTTGCGTTCTACTGCAATGACCACCGGCAATCCCCTCGGAAATGGTATTGCAGGGCTTTCTGCCGCTACCGGCGGAGCCATTACACGGGATATGATCTACAACGCCATCATGCCCGATTCCAACAACGCTTATGTATCCCGCACCGGTTATGATGAACGTAACCTCGCGGACTATGATACCAAGAACCTGAAAGTGAATGTGGCCCTCCATTATAAATTCAACAGCAACCTGGAATTATTAGGCCAGGGAAGTTATGGTACCGGTACCACCGTATATACAGGTGCAGACCGCTACTCTATCAAGAACTTCAGGATGGGGCAGTATAAGATAGAACTGCGTGCAGATAACTTCTATGTACGCGGTTATACCACGCAGGAACGTTCCGGCGACTCTTATGCCATCGGCACTTTGGGCGCAGGGATCAATGAAGCATGGAAGCCCAGCACTACCTGGTTCCAGCAATACTTCGGCACTTATGCAGGCGGTTCCTTAACTGCTTTCAGCACTGCATTCCAGCAAGCGCTGGGAGCCGGCCAATCTCCTGCTGCAGCATTTGCCGCCGCCACAGCCGCGGCCCAGGGAGGTTCCGCTAACTTCCACAATGCCGCAAGGACCACAGCAGACCAGGGCCGTTTATTACCCGGAACGCCCGCCTTTGATGCAGCCGCACAGAAAGTAAAAGACAAACCCATTCCCGGCGATGCAAGTGGCGTAGGTGCTAAGTTCAACGATAAAACCAATCTCTACCAGGGAGAGTTCATGTACAATTTCAAGAATCAGATCTCCTTCATGGAACTGATGGTAGGTGGAAATATCAGGCAATACGATCTCAACTCTGATGGTACCATCTTCGCCAAAGATGATAATGGAAAAGAATTCAACATCCTGGAATATGGCGGTTACCTGCAGGTCGGTAAAAGACTGCTGAATGATCAACTGAAACTTACCGGCGCATTACGCTATGATAAGAACGAAAACTTCGAAGGCCAGTTCAGCCCCCGTCTCTCCGCAGTATTCACCTTCCTGGAAACACATAATATCCGCGCCTCCTATCAGACAGGTTTCCGCATCCCGCACTGCCAGGACCAGTACATTGATCTGCTCACACCACAGGCAAGGCTGATCGGCGGTTTGCCATTCCTGCGGGAAAGATACGGCCTTAACACAGGCCCTGTGTACACATTGGAATCCGTACAGGCAGGCGCTCCGAAACAATATACTTTCAGAGAGTTCAAACCTGAAAAGATAGTGGCGTTTGAACTTGGATACAAGGCCCTCATCGCCAATAAACTGGTGATAGATGCTTACGTGTACACCAACACTTTCAAGAACTTCAACGGCACACAAATACTGGTGCAGCCCACCAGCCTTACCACGCGGAATATCTACTCTATCCCCGTGAACTACGAGAAAGATATTAAGTCGTGGGGATGGGCACTGGGCCTGGATTACAACCTGCCGCAACAGTTTGTTGTGGGGGGTAACGTATCTTATAACGAACTCAGCAACGAAAAAGACCTCGGCAGCTTCAAGGCTATGTACAATACACCAAAGGTGCGGTATAACATCTATCTCGGTAACCGCAACATTGCCCGCTCTTTCTTCAGCTTTAATGTTACCTGGAGATGGCAGGACAGCTTTATCTGGTCTTCTTCCTTCGTAGGCCCTGCCGTAAACGCCATGGGCCTGTCTGAAATTCCTTCTTACGGCACATTGGATGCACAGATCAGCAAACTGTTCCCCAAGCCTAAAGTAACGGTAAAAATAGGCGCTGCCAACCTTACGCAGAACGTTTATATCCAGTCATGGGGCAACCCGTCCGTGGGTGCGCAATACTACGCTTCCATCGGATACAACCTTTAG
- the metX gene encoding homoserine O-acetyltransferase MetX, producing the protein MQVFHYHQPFHLESGEVLPSLQIAYHTYGTLNEQGDNVVWVCHALTANSDVADWWKGLIGEGRVIDPQKHFIVCANILGSCYGTSGPLTIDQNTGQPYYRSFPTVTIRDIVQAHILLRRHLNIARIHLLVGGSMGGYQVLEWALMEPERINRLFLLCTGAAESAWGIAVHTSQRLAIEADDTWEQPRKDAGARGLKAARAIGMLTYRNYRTFMRAQTDPDKEKTDNFKASSYINYQGDKLVKRFNAQSYWLLTKAMDSHNIARGRHQDVETALSRIEQKTLLIGITSDILCPPEEQQLLAENMHNTSYHEIDSPYGHDGFLIEFEKIGLILAAFLENK; encoded by the coding sequence TTGCAAGTCTTTCATTATCATCAGCCTTTTCACCTGGAATCCGGCGAGGTACTCCCCTCCTTACAGATCGCTTATCACACTTACGGTACGCTCAATGAACAGGGCGACAATGTGGTTTGGGTATGCCATGCGCTGACCGCCAATTCCGATGTGGCTGACTGGTGGAAGGGCCTGATCGGGGAAGGCCGCGTGATAGATCCGCAAAAACATTTCATTGTCTGCGCCAACATCCTGGGCTCCTGTTATGGTACCTCCGGCCCGCTGACTATAGATCAGAACACCGGGCAGCCTTATTACCGGAGCTTCCCTACCGTTACCATCCGCGATATCGTTCAGGCCCATATCCTGCTGCGCCGGCATCTCAACATCGCCCGCATTCATCTGCTGGTAGGTGGTTCCATGGGAGGTTACCAGGTGCTGGAATGGGCGCTGATGGAACCTGAGCGGATCAACAGGCTCTTTTTACTTTGCACCGGCGCCGCTGAAAGTGCCTGGGGCATTGCCGTGCATACCTCGCAAAGGCTCGCCATTGAAGCAGACGATACCTGGGAGCAACCAAGAAAAGATGCCGGGGCACGTGGCCTCAAAGCCGCCAGGGCTATCGGTATGCTCACCTACCGCAACTACCGGACCTTCATGCGTGCCCAAACGGACCCGGATAAAGAGAAAACAGACAACTTCAAAGCCTCTTCCTATATCAATTACCAGGGAGATAAACTGGTAAAACGTTTCAACGCCCAAAGCTACTGGCTCCTCACCAAAGCTATGGACAGCCACAATATTGCCCGTGGCCGCCACCAGGATGTTGAAACCGCCCTCAGCCGGATAGAACAGAAAACCCTGCTCATCGGCATCACCAGCGACATCCTTTGCCCACCGGAAGAACAACAGTTGCTGGCAGAGAACATGCACAACACCAGCTACCACGAGATAGACTCCCCTTACGGCCACGACGGGTTTCTGATCGAATTCGAAAAAATAGGCCTGATCCTGGCCGCATTCCTGGAGAATAAATAA
- a CDS encoding thiamine-binding protein: protein MHDHIINLALQILPQVAADKVYAVVDEAIAVIHNSGVKYRVCPFETVMEGTYDQLMEVVKQAQEVCFKAGAGQVLVFIKIQNNSGGDVSIEDKTGKYDE, encoded by the coding sequence ATGCATGATCATATAATCAACCTGGCCTTGCAGATATTGCCCCAGGTAGCGGCGGATAAAGTATATGCCGTTGTAGACGAAGCCATTGCCGTGATCCATAACTCCGGCGTGAAGTACAGGGTATGCCCCTTTGAAACAGTGATGGAAGGAACTTACGATCAGTTGATGGAAGTAGTGAAGCAGGCGCAGGAAGTATGTTTTAAAGCCGGTGCCGGGCAGGTCCTGGTGTTTATAAAGATCCAGAACAATAGTGGGGGAGATGTGAGCATTGAGGATAAAACAGGGAAATACGATGAATGA
- the ychF gene encoding redox-regulated ATPase YchF — translation MALQAGIVGLPNVGKSTLFNAVSNSAKAQASNYRFCTIEPNVGLVDVPDTRISKLEELVKPNRTVPTTMEFVDIAGLVKGASKGEGLGNKFLANIREVDAIVHVIRCFEDDNILRDEGPINPVGDKDIIDTELQLKDLESVEKKVARTEKMARTGGDPKAKVEFEILKRCQEHLEKGKNIRELGLSKEERVAIADLFLLTEKPVLYVANVDEASLHTGNKFSKALEEAVKAENAQVIIMNNSIEAQITELEDPADKELFFAEYGLTEPGLNRLIRSAYKLLDLITYFTAGVQEVRAWTIHTGWKAPQAASVIHTDFEKGFIKAEVISYDDYVKYGSEAAARDNGRLRIEGKEYVVNDGDVMHFRFNV, via the coding sequence ATGGCTTTGCAAGCAGGAATTGTAGGATTGCCGAACGTAGGAAAGTCCACTTTGTTTAACGCTGTATCCAACAGCGCGAAGGCGCAAGCCAGCAACTATCGTTTTTGTACTATCGAGCCAAATGTTGGCCTGGTAGATGTTCCGGACACCCGGATCTCAAAACTGGAAGAGCTGGTGAAACCTAACCGTACCGTTCCCACAACCATGGAGTTTGTGGACATTGCCGGCCTCGTAAAAGGCGCCAGCAAAGGGGAGGGTTTGGGAAATAAATTCCTGGCCAATATCCGCGAAGTAGATGCGATCGTACACGTGATCCGTTGTTTTGAAGATGATAACATCCTCCGGGATGAAGGACCTATCAACCCTGTGGGTGATAAGGATATCATCGATACAGAACTGCAGCTGAAAGACCTGGAGAGTGTAGAGAAGAAGGTGGCGCGTACAGAAAAAATGGCCCGTACCGGTGGTGATCCCAAAGCAAAAGTAGAATTTGAAATACTGAAACGCTGCCAGGAACACCTGGAGAAAGGAAAGAACATCCGCGAGCTGGGCTTATCCAAAGAAGAGCGCGTAGCAATTGCAGATCTTTTCCTGCTCACGGAAAAACCGGTATTATACGTAGCCAATGTGGATGAAGCATCCCTTCATACCGGCAACAAATTTTCCAAGGCACTGGAAGAAGCTGTGAAAGCAGAAAATGCACAGGTGATCATTATGAATAATTCCATTGAAGCACAGATCACCGAACTGGAAGATCCTGCAGATAAAGAATTGTTCTTTGCAGAATATGGACTTACAGAACCCGGCCTGAACCGCCTGATCCGTTCTGCTTACAAACTGCTGGACCTGATCACTTACTTCACTGCAGGTGTGCAGGAAGTACGTGCATGGACCATCCATACCGGCTGGAAAGCGCCGCAGGCTGCGAGTGTGATCCACACGGATTTTGAAAAAGGATTCATTAAAGCAGAGGTGATCTCTTATGATGATTACGTGAAGTATGGCTCTGAAGCTGCTGCCCGTGATAATGGCCGTTTACGCATAGAAGGTAAAGAGTACGTTGTAAATGATGGTGACGTTATGCACTTCCGTTTCAACGTATAG
- a CDS encoding glycosyltransferase: MIIQNRDIVIVGLQPWYTKIGSNCKNIALEFARHNRVLYVNSALDRRTVMLSSKDPDIAEHIQISKGNGENLLKVQENFWNLYPKRILESISFLPFTSLFMLGNRINNKRFAADIQEAVDKLGFKDILLFNDNDIYRGYYLKEMLKPAQYIYYSRDNLVAMDFWKKHGSKLEPKHIAKADVCVANSLYLTEMLLQYNKNSYYVGQGCDLRLFDPAKALDKPAELVGLKGPVIGYVGALTAMRIDPAILMYISRERPDWHVVLVGPEDEVFRQSALHQQPNVHFLGRKDMSALPAFLQHFDVCLNPQLVNPITIGNYPLKIDEYLAMGKPSVATATKTMELFKDYVHLADSVEAYVPLIEKALQENDPALTAARIAFARSHTWENSVGDIYKAISGTR; the protein is encoded by the coding sequence ATGATCATTCAGAACAGAGACATTGTAATCGTAGGCCTACAGCCCTGGTATACCAAAATAGGGAGCAATTGCAAGAACATCGCGCTGGAGTTTGCCCGTCATAACAGGGTACTATACGTTAACTCAGCATTAGACCGGCGTACGGTGATGCTGAGCAGCAAAGACCCTGATATTGCGGAACATATACAGATCTCAAAAGGCAATGGAGAAAACCTGCTGAAGGTGCAGGAGAATTTCTGGAACCTCTACCCTAAGCGCATCCTGGAATCCATCAGCTTTCTGCCTTTTACCAGCCTTTTTATGCTGGGCAACCGGATCAACAATAAAAGGTTTGCGGCAGACATACAGGAAGCCGTGGATAAACTGGGTTTTAAAGATATCCTCCTCTTCAACGATAATGATATCTACCGCGGCTATTACCTGAAAGAAATGCTGAAACCGGCGCAATACATCTACTATAGCCGGGACAACCTGGTAGCCATGGATTTCTGGAAGAAACATGGCAGTAAACTGGAACCTAAACATATTGCTAAGGCAGACGTATGCGTGGCCAATTCCCTCTATCTCACGGAAATGCTGCTGCAGTATAATAAGAACAGTTATTATGTGGGCCAGGGTTGCGACCTGCGTTTATTTGATCCGGCAAAAGCCCTGGATAAACCTGCGGAGCTGGTTGGGTTAAAAGGGCCGGTGATCGGTTATGTAGGGGCACTCACAGCTATGCGCATCGATCCGGCTATATTAATGTACATCAGCCGGGAAAGGCCGGATTGGCATGTAGTACTTGTTGGGCCGGAAGATGAAGTGTTCCGGCAATCCGCCCTGCATCAGCAACCGAATGTACATTTCCTTGGGCGGAAAGACATGTCCGCACTGCCTGCCTTCCTGCAGCATTTTGACGTATGCCTCAACCCGCAGTTAGTGAACCCCATCACCATCGGTAATTATCCTTTAAAGATAGATGAATACCTGGCTATGGGTAAACCCTCTGTGGCTACCGCTACCAAAACCATGGAGCTGTTCAAAGATTATGTACACTTAGCTGATTCCGTGGAAGCATATGTGCCGCTGATAGAAAAAGCGTTGCAGGAAAATGATCCTGCGCTAACAGCAGCAAGGATCGCCTTTGCACGATCACATACCTGGGAAAATTCAGTTGGAGATATTTATAAAGCAATAAGCGGAACCAGGTAA
- a CDS encoding YeiH family protein codes for MNQKKTLHEDWIAVILAFTSIALICAGLHPAMPKFEWNDGNTLLAKLTDSGNLGRIGGLFLWVLGSLFIAFLLSGKRISWQLITGLVAVMAISMFAQVITGNNAVKDLGIEIVLFSLLLGLFISNVLGVPEWLKPVLQTELFIKTGLVLLGSGIIFQELIKGGGLGVMQSVVVVFTVWYFTFWLCKKFKLDDEFRMMISSAVSICGVSAAIATSGAIEGDNKKLSHVISLVLIVAIPMMIFMPYVAVWMDMSPAVAGAWLGGTIDTSGAVVAAGTMLGEEALKYATLVKFSQNVLLGLAAFFISIWWSYSKKELNQPKPGLRTIWDRFPKFVLGFIVVSLIFSFVLPGALVKEVKGNIKDLQTCFFALAFACIGLETKFTDIFKMENGRPAMAFIIAQVFNILVTLGIAYLVFGGVLFEKP; via the coding sequence ATGAATCAGAAGAAAACATTACATGAGGACTGGATCGCAGTGATCCTGGCATTCACCAGCATCGCGCTGATCTGCGCGGGACTGCATCCCGCCATGCCAAAATTTGAATGGAACGATGGCAACACCCTGCTGGCAAAATTGACAGACAGCGGTAACCTGGGCAGGATAGGCGGCCTTTTCCTTTGGGTACTGGGCAGCCTTTTCATCGCCTTCTTATTAAGCGGTAAACGTATCAGCTGGCAACTCATCACGGGCCTGGTGGCAGTGATGGCCATTTCCATGTTTGCACAGGTGATCACCGGCAACAATGCGGTGAAAGACCTGGGTATTGAGATCGTTTTGTTCAGCCTGCTGCTGGGCCTCTTTATCAGCAATGTACTCGGCGTACCGGAATGGTTAAAGCCCGTGCTGCAAACAGAGCTTTTCATCAAAACAGGATTGGTGCTGCTGGGTTCCGGTATTATCTTCCAGGAATTGATAAAGGGTGGTGGATTAGGTGTGATGCAATCTGTAGTGGTGGTATTCACCGTATGGTATTTCACTTTCTGGCTCTGCAAAAAATTCAAACTGGATGATGAATTCAGGATGATGATCTCCAGCGCAGTATCCATCTGTGGTGTATCTGCCGCTATTGCTACTTCAGGCGCCATTGAAGGAGATAACAAAAAACTCTCTCACGTTATTTCACTGGTATTGATCGTGGCCATTCCCATGATGATCTTCATGCCTTATGTAGCCGTTTGGATGGATATGTCTCCTGCTGTAGCAGGCGCATGGCTGGGTGGTACCATCGATACTTCCGGCGCTGTGGTAGCAGCCGGTACCATGCTGGGGGAAGAAGCCCTGAAATATGCCACACTGGTAAAGTTCTCTCAGAACGTATTACTGGGGCTGGCAGCTTTTTTCATTTCCATCTGGTGGTCTTATTCCAAGAAAGAACTCAATCAGCCTAAACCGGGCTTACGCACTATCTGGGACCGTTTCCCCAAATTCGTGCTGGGCTTCATCGTTGTATCTTTAATCTTTTCCTTCGTACTACCGGGCGCGTTAGTGAAAGAAGTGAAAGGCAATATCAAAGACCTGCAAACCTGCTTCTTTGCATTGGCATTTGCCTGCATTGGGCTGGAAACCAAATTTACAGATATCTTCAAAATGGAGAACGGGCGGCCTGCCATGGCATTCATTATTGCACAGGTATTCAATATCCTTGTAACATTAGGCATCGCTTACCTTGTATTCGGCGGGGTGCTTTTCGAAAAGCCTTAA